From a region of the Phragmites australis chromosome 21, lpPhrAust1.1, whole genome shotgun sequence genome:
- the LOC133903094 gene encoding uncharacterized protein LOC133903094, translating into MDLNASPLPEEDEPVEVQYAESAVATMRREREERRRRLKRDQQDEGSMLHSQQIMNDYAPQCKTGRHGHIKEAPQGWMECPAFGEPIHKIIPSKVPLDETFNESVPPGKRYSSKQVLNKQRKAGHDIGLVIDLTNTTKYYSPAEWTRQGIKHVKIPCKGRDAVPDNESVNTFVYEVMMFLDRQLKNNKYILVHCTHGHNRTGFMIIHYLMRTHVSCVAEAINIFAQRRPPGIYKRDYIEALYSFYHEVPVNTMIACPSTPEWKRSDDLDLNGEAKQDDGDDNGDLAPAHIESEDKVITSDDVLGDAIPYDQQEFLRGECYRLLEMSNVRGHSQFPGSHPVSLNSDNLQLLRQRYYYATWKADGTRYMMLIMRNGCFLIDRNFCFRRVQMRFPCRNLEGLHEMTLIDGEMVIDMVPNSGLKRRYLAYDLMTLDSVSKTKLPFSERWEILEHEIIQPRYREKMKFASAAKSNSVYSYDAELFSVRRKDFWLLSTVERQLKKFIPALSHDADGLIFQDWDDPYVTRTHEGLLKWKYPGMNSVDFLLELGSDNRQLVFLYERGKKKLLDGARIEFPNEIDPSSVAGRIVECSWNKEEQYWVCMRIRSDKSTPNDINTYRKVMRSITDNITEEKLLEEIDEIRRLPMYAVRIAQDLAKMARIAQMAQHQRR; encoded by the exons ATGGATTTGAACGCATCGCCGTTGCCTGAAGAAGATGAGCCAGTCGAGGTTCAATATGCCGAGTCTGCTGTCGCAACAATGCGAAGG GAGCGGGAAGAGAGACGCAGGAGACTAAAGAGAGACCAACAGGATGAAGGATCCATGCTACATTCTCAACAGATTATGAACGATTATGCACCTCAATGTAAAACTGGTAGACATGGCCACATCAAAGAGGCACCTCAGG GCTGGATGGAGTGCCCTGCATTTGGAGAGCCAATACACAAAATCATACCTTCCAAAGTTCCTCTTGATGAGACTTTCAATGAATCAGTGCCTCCTGGGAAAAGATACTCCTCCAAACAAGTGCTTAACAAACAAAGAAAAGCTGGTCATgat ATTGgtctggtgattgatttgacAAATACTACTAAGTATTATTCACCAGCAGAATGGACAAGGCAAGGTATTAAACATGTCAAG ATTCCATGCAAGGGAAGAGATGCTGTACCTGATAATGAATCTGTTAACACATTTGTATATGAG GTGATGATGTTCCTTGACCGACAGTTAAAGaataataaatatattctagttcACTGTACCCATGGTCATAATCGTACAGGTTTCATGATTATTCATTACCTGATGCGCACACATGTCTCTTGTGTCGCAGAG GCGATAAATATATTTGCTCAAAGGCGGCCACCTGGGATATATAAGAGAGACTACATTGAAGCACTCTATTCCTTTTATCACGAGGTTCCTGTGAATACGATGATAGCATGCCCTTCGACACCAGAATGGAAGAGATCTGATGATCTCGATTTGAATGGTGAAGCTAAGCAGGATGATGGCGATGATAATGGTGATCTTGCACCAgcacat ATTGAGTCAGAGGATAAAGTCATTACTAGTGACGATGTGTTAGGGGATGCCATACCATATGACCAGCAAGAGTTTTTGCGTGGAGAATGTTACCGATTGCTTGAAATGTCCAAT GTAAGAGGGCATTCACAATTCCCAGGATCTCATCCAGTCTCTCTTAACAG TGATAATTTGCAACTGCTTAGACAGCGATACTATTATGCTACATGGAAAGCTGACGGAACACGATATATGATGCTTATAATGAGGAATGGTTGTTTCTTGATTGATCGGAATTTTTGCTTTAGAAGAGTTCAGATGCGCTTCCCCTGTAGGAACCTTGAA GGTCTGCATGAGATGACCTTGATTGATGGAGAAATGGTCATAGATATGGTACCAAATTCAGGATTGAAGAGGAGGTACTTGGCATATGATTTGATGACACTTGATTCAGTCTCCAAAACCAAG TTGCCTTTTTCTGAAAGGTGGGAGATTCTGGAACATGAAATAATACAACCACGTTATCGCGAGAAAATGAAGTTTGCAAGTGCTGCTAAGAGCAATTCAGTTTACAGTTATGATGCGGAACTATTTTCG GTCAGGAGAAAGGATTTTTGGCTTCTCTCCACAGTAGAAAGGCAACTTAAGAAGTTTATTCCAGCACTCTCACATGATGCTGATGGCCTTATATTTCAG gactGGGATGATCCATATGTAACTCGTACTCATGAAGGTCTTCTAAAGTGGAAATATCCTGGGATGAATTCAGTTGACTTTTTGCTTGAG CTCGGGAGTGATAACCGTCAGTTGGTTTTTCTTTATGAGAGaggcaaaaagaaacttttagATGGTGCTCGAATAGAATTTCCAA ACGAAATAGATCCATCCTCTGTCGCAGGGAGGATTGTTGAGTGCTCTTGGAATAAAGAAGAGCAGTATTGGGTCTGCATGCGCATTAGATCGGATAAATCGACTCCAAACGACATCAACACTTACCGAAAG GTGATGAGGAGCATCACAGACAATATCACCGAAGAAAAGCTTCTCGAAGAGATTGACGAGATCAGGCGTCTCCCGATGTATGCCGTTAGGATAGCGCAGGATCTTGCGAAGATGGCCCGGATAGCGCAGATGGCCCAACATCAGCGGCGATGA
- the LOC133903559 gene encoding uncharacterized protein LOC133903559 produces MPAAAPATAPPESLDARTGGRVLRRAAGHLLHPASLPPLLLAALLILLFRSALLAGTVRLASFADRDPALRSLLARLSPPAPPSPPPPPHHLPRRRSPFTSPSSSLSDDDVLVGPLDPPASAPSRRRNASYHHVLFSSYSASPKPYPVPLPHPLPASASPFFLAVHNETVPPKPASPRGGELRLLDLTRRDAAAIVNLLALLSSAHVLAILGYIAVHSAALGAVFASVAGRHVQGRRRGFLLAGAAMGARRLTGFAFLRWATRDAVVQMLCLWFFADVHDQAQLFRLFVLAKLMPFSASVKPWLAAIAGPELDGFFVAWAVLDAVVSVLFTVVPWVVVMNRDPRPPGHNAVKEGCYLVSLMATDATLLKCWETVVCGSMGRLIMMTFGGKIVGGFLHSIAQVYFMVVWLLFYFAARCKEARLGGRQFGLEDVAAALDGFR; encoded by the coding sequence AtgccggccgccgcgcccgcaACCGCACCGCCGGAAAGCCTGGACGCGCGCACGGGCGGACGCGTCCTGCGCCGCGCGGCGGGGCACCTCCTCCACCCTGCCTCGCTCCCtccgctcctcctcgccgcgctcctcatcctcctcttccgctCCGCGCTCCTCGCTGGCACGGTCCGCCTCGCTTCCTTCGCCGACCGCGACCCGGCGCTCCGCTCCCTCCTCGCCCGCCTCTCCCCTCCCGCCCCGCCctcaccgccgcctcccccgcaccacctcccgcgccgccgctcCCCGTTCACCTCCCCGTCGTCCTCCCTCTCCGACGACGATGTCCTGGTCGGCCCCCTCGATCCCCCCGCCTCCGCACCCTCCCGCCGCCGCAACGCCTCCTACCACCACGTCCTCTTCTCCTCTTACTCCGCCTCGCCCAAACCCTACCCGGTGCCGCTCCCGCACCCACTACCGGCCTCCgcctcccccttcttcctcgccgTCCACAACGAGACGGTGCCGCCGAAGCCCGCCTCGCCGCGGGGCGGCGAGCTCCGCCTGCTCGACCTGACCAGGCGCGACGCGGCGGCCATCGTCAACCTCCTCGCGCTGCTCTCCTCCGCGCACGTGCTCGCGATCCTCGGGTACATCGCCGTGCACTCCGCGGCGCTGGGCGCGGTGTTCGCGTCCGTCGCGGGTCGGCACGTgcaggggcggcggcgagggttcCTCCTTGCCGGTGCGGCGATGGGCGCGAGGCGGCTAACGGGGTTTGCGTTTCTCAGGTGGGCGACGCGGGATGCGGTCGTGCAGATGCTCTGCCTCTGGTTCTTCGCTGACGTGCATGACCAGGCGCAGCTCTTCAGGCTCTTTGTGCTTGCCAAGCTCATGCCATTCTCGGCATCCGTCAAGCCCTGGCTTGCAGCCATTGCAGGCCCAGAGCTTGATGGTTTCTTCGTTGCTTGGGCTGTACTTGATGCAGTTGTATCAGTGCTGTTCACTGTGGTGCCATGGGTGGTTGTCATGAACCGTGATCCGCGCCCACCTGGGCACAATGCTGTGAAGGAAGGGTGCTATCTTGTTTCTCTGATGGCAACTGATGCCACATTGCTCAAGTGTTGGGAGACAGTAGTGTGTGGCAGTATGGGGCGGCTCATCATGATGACATTTGGTGGAAAGATTGTTGGGGGATTTCTCCATTCGATTGCGCAGGTCTACTTCATGGTGGTGTGGCTGTTGTTCTACTTTGCGGCAAGGTGTAAGGAGGCACGGCTGGGTGGCCGTCAGTTTGGACTGGAGGATGTGGCAGCTGCTCTTGACGGATTTAGGTAG